Proteins from a genomic interval of Scomber scombrus chromosome 11, fScoSco1.1, whole genome shotgun sequence:
- the ss18 gene encoding protein SSXT isoform X1, whose product MSVAFAPHRQRGKGDITPAGIQKLLDENNQLIQCIMDFQSKGKTAECSQYQQMLHRNLVYLATIADSNQNMQSLLPAPPTQNMPMGPGGMNQSGPPPQPPHGHNMPSEGMVSGGPPAPHMQNQMNGQMPGPNHMPMQGPGPGPNQPPNMPSGSMNMPPSSHGSMGGYNHAVPSSQGIPAQSQMNMTQGQPMGNYGPRPNMNMQPNQGPMMHQQPPSQQYNMPPGGGGQHYQGQQNPMGMMGQVNQGNHVMGQRPMPPYRPPQQGNAQYGQQQEAYQQGPPQQQGYPPQQQYPGQQGYPPQQQGYGPSQSAPGQYPNYPQGQGQQYGAYRPPQPGPPQGQQQRPYGYDQGQYGNYQQ is encoded by the exons ATGTCGGTGGCGTTTGCACCTCACAGGCAGCGTGGGAAGGGTGATATAACACCCGCTGGAATACAAAAG TTACTAGACGAAAACAACCAGCTGATTCAGTGTATAATGGACTTTCAGAGCAAAGGAAAAACAGCAGAGTGTTCACA ATATCAACAGATGCTGCATAGAAATTTAGTGTACCTGGCCACAATAGCAGACTCCAATCAGAACATGCAGTCTCTCCTTCCGGCT CCACCCACTCAAAACATGCCCATGGGCCCTGGTGGGATGAACCAAAGTGGACCCCCTCCCCAGCCTCCTCACGGTCACAACATGCCCTCTGAGGGTATGGTCAGTGGTGGCCCTCCAGCCCCACACATGCAGAACCAGATGAATGGACAGATGCCTG GGCCTAATCACATGCCCATGCAAGGTCCCGGACCAGGCCCCAACCAGCCCCCAAACATGCCCAGTGGCTCTATGAATATGCCCCCCAGCAGCCACGGCTCAATGGGTGGTTACAATCACGCTGTCCCTTCCTCCCAGGGCATACCAGCTCAGAGCCAAATGAACATGACCCAGGGCCAGCCCATGGGAAACTATGGGCCACGGCCAAACATGAACATGCAGCCCAATCAAG GCCCTATGATGCACCAGCAGCCTCCTTCCCAGCAGTATAACATGCCTCCTGGTGGTGGCGGTCAGCACTACCAAGGGCAACAAAACCCAATGGGCATGATGGGCCAGGTCAACCAAGGAAATCATGTCATGGGGCAGAGGCCAATGCCCCCCTACAGACCCCCACAACAAG GTAATGCCCAGTATGGCCAGCAGCAGGAAGCATATCAGCAAGGCCCTCCCCAGCAGCAGGGTTACCCTCCTCAACAGCAGTACCCAGGTCAGCAGGGCTACCCACCACAGCAGCAGGGTTACG GCCCCTCCCAAAGTGCCCCAGGACAGTACCCCAACTATCCTCAGGGCCAGGGACAGCAGTATGGAGCCTATCGCCCCCCTCAACCTGGACCCCCACAGGGCCAGCAGCAACGCCCTTATGGCTATGACCAG GGCCAGTATGGAAATTACCAGCAATGA
- the ss18 gene encoding protein SSXT isoform X2: MSVAFAPHRQRGKGDITPAGIQKLLDENNQLIQCIMDFQSKGKTAECSQYQQMLHRNLVYLATIADSNQNMQSLLPAPPTQNMPMGPGGMNQSGPPPQPPHGHNMPSEGMVSGGPPAPHMQNQMNGQMPGPNHMPMQGPGPGPNQPPNMPSGSMNMPPSSHGSMGGYNHAVPSSQGIPAQSQMNMTQGQPMGNYGPRPNMNMQPNQGPMMHQQPPSQQYNMPPGGGGQHYQGQQNPMGMMGQVNQGNHVMGQRPMPPYRPPQQGNAQYGQQQEAYQQGPPQQQGYPPQQQYPGQQGYPPQQQGYGPSQSAPGQYPNYPQGQGQQYGAYRPPQPGPPQGQQQRPYGYDQGHMRK, from the exons ATGTCGGTGGCGTTTGCACCTCACAGGCAGCGTGGGAAGGGTGATATAACACCCGCTGGAATACAAAAG TTACTAGACGAAAACAACCAGCTGATTCAGTGTATAATGGACTTTCAGAGCAAAGGAAAAACAGCAGAGTGTTCACA ATATCAACAGATGCTGCATAGAAATTTAGTGTACCTGGCCACAATAGCAGACTCCAATCAGAACATGCAGTCTCTCCTTCCGGCT CCACCCACTCAAAACATGCCCATGGGCCCTGGTGGGATGAACCAAAGTGGACCCCCTCCCCAGCCTCCTCACGGTCACAACATGCCCTCTGAGGGTATGGTCAGTGGTGGCCCTCCAGCCCCACACATGCAGAACCAGATGAATGGACAGATGCCTG GGCCTAATCACATGCCCATGCAAGGTCCCGGACCAGGCCCCAACCAGCCCCCAAACATGCCCAGTGGCTCTATGAATATGCCCCCCAGCAGCCACGGCTCAATGGGTGGTTACAATCACGCTGTCCCTTCCTCCCAGGGCATACCAGCTCAGAGCCAAATGAACATGACCCAGGGCCAGCCCATGGGAAACTATGGGCCACGGCCAAACATGAACATGCAGCCCAATCAAG GCCCTATGATGCACCAGCAGCCTCCTTCCCAGCAGTATAACATGCCTCCTGGTGGTGGCGGTCAGCACTACCAAGGGCAACAAAACCCAATGGGCATGATGGGCCAGGTCAACCAAGGAAATCATGTCATGGGGCAGAGGCCAATGCCCCCCTACAGACCCCCACAACAAG GTAATGCCCAGTATGGCCAGCAGCAGGAAGCATATCAGCAAGGCCCTCCCCAGCAGCAGGGTTACCCTCCTCAACAGCAGTACCCAGGTCAGCAGGGCTACCCACCACAGCAGCAGGGTTACG GCCCCTCCCAAAGTGCCCCAGGACAGTACCCCAACTATCCTCAGGGCCAGGGACAGCAGTATGGAGCCTATCGCCCCCCTCAACCTGGACCCCCACAGGGCCAGCAGCAACGCCCTTATGGCTATGACCAG GGGCACATGAGGAAATAA